One genomic window of Cyprinus carpio isolate SPL01 chromosome B8, ASM1834038v1, whole genome shotgun sequence includes the following:
- the LOC109094732 gene encoding gastrula zinc finger protein XlCGF8.2DB-like isoform X2 gives MYSGLKALKEEGEIQIEMEEEVQCEKLRDFKTGEKAFKCSQTKKTYSRKRTQKTGNRSYFTCQQCGRSFTGKGSLQVHMRIHTGETPFTCELCGKSFSLEGNRKTHMKIHTGEKPFTCPQCGKSFRHKVSLKNHRSVHTGETPFTCELCGKSFTLEGNLKTHVKIHTGEKPFTCPQCGKCFRHKVTFNAHMRSHTGESPYTCKLCGNSFSLKGGLKYHMRIHTGEKPFTCDLCGKSFRLKASLKSHRRVHTGETPFTCKLCRKSFSQEGNLKTHMKIHTGEKPFTCPQCGKSFRHKVTLKNHICIHSRKN, from the exons ATgtattcag GTCTGAAGGCGCTGAAAGAGGAGGGTGAAATACAAATTGAAATGGAAGAGGAAGTTCAGTGTGAGAAACTGAGAGATttcaaaactggagaaaaagCTTTTAAATGCTCACAGACTAAAAAAACTTATTCAAGAAAAAGAACTCAAAAGACAGGGAATAGAAGttatttcacctgccaacagtgtggaagaaGTTTCACTGGAAAGGGAAGCCTtcaagtccacatgagaattcacactggagagaccCCTTTCACCTGCGaactgtgtgggaagagcttcTCACTAGAAGGAAATCGTAAGactcacatgaaaattcacaccggagagaagcctttcacatgccctcagtgtggaaagagctttagACATAAAGTATCCCTTAAAAACCACAGGagtgttcacactggagagaccCCTTTCACCTGCGaactgtgtgggaagagcttcACACTAGAAGGAAATCTTAAGACTCACGTGaaaattcacaccggagagaagcctttcacatgccctcagtgtggaaagtgtttcaggCATAAAGTAACCTTTAATGCCCATATGAgaagtcacactggagagagcccttacacctgcaaactgtgtgggaatAGCTTCTCACTAAAAGGTGGTCTTAAAtatcacatgagaattcacactggagagaagcctttcacctgtgATCTGTGTGGGAAGAGCTTTAGACTTAAAGCATCCCTTAAAAGCCACaggagagttcacactggagagactcctttcacctgcaaactgtgtagGAAGAGCTTCTCGCAAGAAGGAAATCTTAAGactcacatgaaaattcacactggagagaagcctttcacatgccctcagtgtggaaagagtttcag acataAAGTAACCCTTAAAAACCACATATGTATTCACTCAAGAAAGAACTGA
- the LOC109094732 gene encoding gastrula zinc finger protein XlCGF8.2DB-like isoform X1 — MAFIKEESEDMKIEEAFRVKREESEEKPGLKALKEEGEIQIEMEEEVQCEKLRDFKTGEKAFKCSQTKKTYSRKRTQKTGNRSYFTCQQCGRSFTGKGSLQVHMRIHTGETPFTCELCGKSFSLEGNRKTHMKIHTGEKPFTCPQCGKSFRHKVSLKNHRSVHTGETPFTCELCGKSFTLEGNLKTHVKIHTGEKPFTCPQCGKCFRHKVTFNAHMRSHTGESPYTCKLCGNSFSLKGGLKYHMRIHTGEKPFTCDLCGKSFRLKASLKSHRRVHTGETPFTCKLCRKSFSQEGNLKTHMKIHTGEKPFTCPQCGKSFRHKVTLKNHICIHSRKN; from the exons GTCTGAAGGCGCTGAAAGAGGAGGGTGAAATACAAATTGAAATGGAAGAGGAAGTTCAGTGTGAGAAACTGAGAGATttcaaaactggagaaaaagCTTTTAAATGCTCACAGACTAAAAAAACTTATTCAAGAAAAAGAACTCAAAAGACAGGGAATAGAAGttatttcacctgccaacagtgtggaagaaGTTTCACTGGAAAGGGAAGCCTtcaagtccacatgagaattcacactggagagaccCCTTTCACCTGCGaactgtgtgggaagagcttcTCACTAGAAGGAAATCGTAAGactcacatgaaaattcacaccggagagaagcctttcacatgccctcagtgtggaaagagctttagACATAAAGTATCCCTTAAAAACCACAGGagtgttcacactggagagaccCCTTTCACCTGCGaactgtgtgggaagagcttcACACTAGAAGGAAATCTTAAGACTCACGTGaaaattcacaccggagagaagcctttcacatgccctcagtgtggaaagtgtttcaggCATAAAGTAACCTTTAATGCCCATATGAgaagtcacactggagagagcccttacacctgcaaactgtgtgggaatAGCTTCTCACTAAAAGGTGGTCTTAAAtatcacatgagaattcacactggagagaagcctttcacctgtgATCTGTGTGGGAAGAGCTTTAGACTTAAAGCATCCCTTAAAAGCCACaggagagttcacactggagagactcctttcacctgcaaactgtgtagGAAGAGCTTCTCGCAAGAAGGAAATCTTAAGactcacatgaaaattcacactggagagaagcctttcacatgccctcagtgtggaaagagtttcag acataAAGTAACCCTTAAAAACCACATATGTATTCACTCAAGAAAGAACTGA